The proteins below come from a single Leishmania major strain Friedlin complete genome, chromosome 20 genomic window:
- a CDS encoding putative DNA-directed RNA polymerase polypeptide has translation MVTGAHAMSDFGDEYQRKKLEMLPALMGMRGILNHHIASFDHLIEVELQRILLNESNVEIKSTVDPDFVIRYQNIRICRPQEIVGKGHIPKLVTPQECRIRDMTYRGDMIVDVQYTSRDRSRAMLVEKDVKIGTIPIMLKSKCCNLYRKTREELVNMRECPLDPGGYFIIKGVEKVCLVQEQQSKNRVIIEADEHGNISAHVQSKTHYSISKCAVTFKKGSIVLTHRSFTEDIPIIVVLKALGLENDQHITQCIGTLPEFQKILFPCFEEARLLNVVTQNDALQYIGEKRKETVWEAEETQQRQVNRSKADKAAEFLANVLLCHIREAQVQKDWNFRHKAFYVCFMVRGMIEASFDTSLLDERDFYGNKRFETTGTLMALLFEDLLKQFNRVVKTAMDQQLSRKDSTRPFNVKQLMESKMEVIQNGMRMAISSGRWDLKRFNMNRQGITQVLSRLSYIASLGMMTRLASSFEKTRKVSGPRSLQPSQWGMVCPCDTPEGESCGLVKNFATLSQVTLDLNDNYVRAAAHALGVEEIDTVTPTDFLHYCTVFLNGTLIGIHRYPNRLCAGIRTLRRSGRLHPHVSISTQPRQRTVQIGSDGGRIVRLLIIVRDGKPAVTSAHLDRLRDRLCTHNDFLAEGLTEYVDVNESNDCLIAVYPADIGPYTTHLEVEPLSLLGVVAGIIPYPHHNQSARNTFQSAMGKQALGTVALNQYIRADTVLLLGAYPQRPLCRTKAMSLTHYEKLGAGINAMVCVMSYSGYDIEDAQVYNKSSLDRGYGRCVVLRKHEVDLEKYAGGEFDVILPPEKNSGTGKFKALNPDGVAGKGALVQQYDVLVNKFTPVAGGDPRPAPLVYKYPQPAVVDHVIISPPGDYDRSLDVDQKIKVVTREVRPPEPGDKFSSRHGQKGVVGLIVNGVDMPFNERGMCPDMIMNPHGFPSRMTVGKLLELVCSKAAALRGSMGDGTAFGGESADSISQQLLSFGYNYHGKDVFYSGITGELMQGYVFFGPIYYQRLKHMVTDKMHARSTGPRSMLTRQPTEGRSRSGGLRVGEMERDCMVGYGASNLLNERLLISSDMFTADICHVCGNLGYNNRCTYCKTKGTTSKVNMPYAFKLLIQELQGMGVSLRLTMDSPT, from the coding sequence ATGGTCACAGGTGCGCACGCCATGTCCGACTTTGGTGACGAGTACCAGCGGAAGAAGCTTGAGATGCTTCCTGCGCTCATGGGCATGCGGGGCATTCTCAACCACCACATCGCCTCCTTTGACCACTTGATCGAGGTGGAGCTTCAGCGAATTCTGCTAAACGAGTCCAATGTCGAAATCAAGAGCACCGTCGACCCGGACTTTGTCATTCGTTACCAGAACATTCGCATCTGCCGGCCACAGGAGATTGTAGGCAAAGGTCACATACCAAAGCTTGTGACGCCGCAGGAGTGCCGTATTCGCGACATGACGTACCGAGGCGACATGATCGTAGATGTCCAGTACACCAGCCGCGACCGCTCGCGAGCGATGCTGGTCGAGAAAGACGTCAAAATCGGGACTATACCTATTATGCTCAAGTCCAAGTGCTGCAACCTGTACCGCAAAACACGCGAAGAGCTGGTGAACATGCGGGAGTGCCCACTCGACCCTGGTGGCTACTTCATTATCAAAGGCGTTGAAAAGGTGTGCCTGGTTCAGGAGCAGCAAAGCAAGAACCGTGTCATCATTGAGGCTGACGAGCACGGCAACATCTCGGCCCACGTGCAGAGCAAGACGCACTACTCCATCTCCAAGTGCGCCGTTACCTTCAAGAAGGGCAGCATCGTGCTCACGCATCGCTCCTTCACAGAGGACATCCCGATCATTGTCGTGTTAAAGGCGCTTGGCTTGGAGAATGATCAGCACATCACCCAGTGCATCGGCACCTTGCCAGAGTTTCAGAAGATCCTTTTTCCGTGCTTCGAGGAGGCGCGTCTGCTGAACGTGGTCACGCAAAACGACGCCCTGCAGTACATCGGTGAGAAGCGGAAGGAGACGGTgtgggaggcggaggagacgcagcagcgacaagtCAACAGGTCGAAGGCTGACAAGGCGGCCGAGTTCCTCGCCAACGTGCTACTCTGCCACATCCGggaggcgcaggtgcagaAGGACTGGAACTTTCGCCACAAGGCCTTCTACGTCTGCTTCATGGTACGTGGCATGATCGAGGCCAGCTTCGACACATCGCTGCTTGACGAGCGCGACTTCTACGGCAACAAGCGATTCGAGACAACCGGAACGCTGATGGCCCTCTTGTTTGAGGACTTGCTGAAGCAATTCAACCGCGTTGTGAAGACGGCGATGGATCAGCAGCTGTCCAGAAAGGACTCCACACGCCCGTTCAACGTGAAGCAGCTGATGGAGAGCAAGATGGAGGTGATCCAGAATGGCATGCGCATGGCGATCAGCAGTGGGCGATGGGACTTGAAGCGCTTCAACATGAACCGGCAGGGCATCACACAGGTGCTCTCGAGGCTCTCGTACATTGCCAGCCTCGGCATGATGACGCGGCTGGCGTCCTCGTTCGAGAAGACGCGCAAGGTAAGTGGCCCACGCTCGCTGCAGCCGAGTCAGTGGGGGATGGTGTGCCCCTGCGATACACCAGAGGGCGAGAGTTGCGGTCTAGTGAAGAACTTTGCGACGCTCAGCCAGGTCACCTTGGACCTCAACGACAACTACGtccgtgccgccgcgcacgcacttGGTGTGGAGGAGATCGACACCGTTACGCCGACGGACTTTCTACACTACTGCACCGTTTTCCTCAACGGCACCCTCATTGGCATTCACCGCTACCCCAACCGACTGTGCGCCGGCATTCGCACTCTTCGGCGCTCCGGTCGTCTTCACCCGCACGTGTCCATCTCAAcgcagccacggcagcgcacagTCCAGATCGGCAGTGATGGCGGTCGCATCGTTCGCCTGCTCATCATCGTGCGCGACGGAAAGCCGGCCGTCACCTCTGCCCACCTCGACCGCCTGCGCGACCGGCTGTGCACCCACAACGACTTTCTGGCGGAGGGGCTGACAGAGTACGTGGACGTGAACGAATCGAATGACTGCCTCATCGCCGTCTACCCTGCCGACATCGGGCCCTACACCACCCACCTCGAGGTGGAGCCGCTGTCGCTACTGGGCGTCGTGGCCGGCATTATACCTTATCCGCACCACAACCAGTCCGCCCGCAACACCTTCCAGTCCGCGATGGGCAAGCAGGCCCTCGGCACTGTGGCGCTCAACCAATACATACGCGCCGACAcggtgctcctcctcggtgcCTACCCACAGCGGCCTCTGTGCCGCACAAAGGCCATGTCGCTGACACACTACGAAAAGCTCGGCGCCGGCATCAACGCCATGGTGTGCGTCATGAGCTACAGCGGCTACGATATCGAGGATGCGCAGGTATACAACAAGTCCTCCCTGGATCGCGGGTACGGCCGCTGCGTGGTGCTGCGCAAGCACGAGGTGGACTTGGAAAAGTACGCGGGCGGCGAGTTCGATGTCATCTTGCCCCCGGAGAAGAAtagcggcaccggcaagtTCAAGGCGCTCAACCCAGACGGCGTTGCTGGCAAAGGTGCGCTTGTGCAGCAGTACGACGTCCTCGTGAACAAGTTCACCCCGGTCGCTGGCGGCGACCcgcggccggcgccgctggtgtACAAGTATCCGCAACCTGCGGTCGTTGACCATGTTATCATCTCGCCCCCTGGCGACTACGACAGGTCGCTCGACGTCGATCAGAAAATCAAGGTGGTTACGCGGGAGGTGCGACCACCCGAACCCGGTGACAAGTTCTCATCACGTCACGGACAGAAGGGCGTCGTCGGCCTGATTGTGAATGGAGTCGATATGCCCTTCAACGAGCGCGGCATGTGTCCCGATATGATCATGAACCCGCACGGCTTCCCCAGCCGCATGACGGTCGGCAAGTTGCTCGAGCTCGTTTGCTcaaaggcggcagcgctccGAGGGTCGATGGGCGACGGCACAGCCTTCGGCGGCGAATCGGCAGACAGCATcagccagcagctcctctccTTTGGCTACAACTACCACGGCAAGGATGTCTTTTATTCGGGCATCACGGGCGAGTTAATGCAGGGCTACGTTTTCTTTGGGCCCATTTACTACCAGCGCCTTAAGCACATGGTCACAGACAAGATGCACGCCCGCTCGACCGGGCCACGGTCGATGCTCACTCGCCAGCCAACCGAGGGTCGGTCTCGCAGTGGTGGTCTCCGCGTTGGTGAAATGGAGCGCGACTGCATGGTTGGCTACGGTGCGTCCAACCTCCTCAACGAGCGACTTCTCATCAGCTCCGACATGTTCACGGCGGACATTTGCCACGTGTGCGGTAACCTCGGCTACAACAATCGCTGTACGTACTGCAAAACCAAGGGGACTACCTCCAAGGTGAACATGCCCTACGCCTTCAAGCTACTTATCCAAGAGCTACAGGGCATGGGGGTCAGCCTTCGCCTCACGATGGACTCCCCGACATAG
- the DOT1 gene encoding putative histone-lysine N-methyltransferase, with product MHKRLRRADNAAPQPVKTPKLANREQPLSSPVEHGDGTSRSPYRLPLRKTPNASGCLHCPTHTCHCVWFGAQLEHCYASLSLKRETERIKKRELCAKSILPPFVTRLIRIANVAPGETFYDLGCGNGSVLFQVAALTGARCVGVEINPHNAEVANAAWAFLRPIFEAQFKRELSVEIVCADFCTLLRDAVYFPTPCVIWAANLLLPRPVNHYLSERLRSVPRGTRIMCFEDMYPHSRSLARLRDPDAFEKFDMLDYEWQPDSVEWCSNTGRFFLYVKRT from the coding sequence ATGCACAAACGTCTGCGCCGTGCCGACAATGCGGCACCTCAGCCGGTAAAGACACCAAAGCTGGCTAACAGGGAGCAACCACTCTCTTCCCCGGTCGAACATGGCGACGGGACTTCGCGCAGTCCCTATCGTCTTCCGCTGCGGAAGACACCGAACGCATCCGGCTGTCTGCACTGTCCGACCCATACATGTCACTGCGTGTGGTTTGGCGCGCAGCTAGAGCACTGCTAcgcgtctctctcgttgAAGCGGGAGACGGAGCGCATTAAGAAGCGTGAGCTCTGCGCCAAGTCTATCCTGCCCCCGTTCGTCACTCGGCTCATTCGCATTGCCAACGTGGCTCCCGGGGAAACATTTTATGATCTAGGCTGCGGAAATGGCAGCGTTCTTTTCCAGGTGGCCGCCTTGACAGGTGCGCGGTGTGTAGGGGTGGAGATCAACCCCCACAACGCTGAGGTTGCGAACGCAGCGTGGGCGTTTTTGCGACCCATCTTCGAGGCACAGTTCAAGCGCGAACTCTCAGTGGAGATTGTGTGCGCTGACTTTTGCACTCTTCTCCGCGATGCTGTGTACTTTCCTACGCCGTGCGTCATCTGGGCGGCGAACCTGCTGCTTCCCAGGCCGGTCAATCACTACCTCTcagagcggctgcgcagtgTGCCGCGTGGGACGCGCATAATGTGCTTCGAAGACATGTACCCGCACTCTCGCTCCCTAGCCCGCCTACGTGACCCTGACGCATTCGAAAAGTTCGACATGCTGGACTATGAGTGGCAGCCGGACAGCGTTGAGTGGTGCTCCAACACCGGCCGGTTTTTCCTGTATGTGAAGCGCACATGA
- a CDS encoding anti-silencing protein asf 1-like protein, translating to MADPVLQLLEIELLGANPDAYTNQFQWRMRVEATASLPQTVSVSFVWVGSASSSQHDQVLDDFEVGPLEKGITEFTLECDAPQMELVPVEDVVGVTILLISFQYRGQEFLRVGYYTQVAYFDAQLNRNPPPLPQRELLGRFVAMPQPAVTVNPIDWGQ from the coding sequence ATGGCCGATcccgtgctgcagctgctaGAGATTGAGCTACTCGGTGCAAACCCAGATGCATACACGAACCAGTTCCAGTGGAGAATGCGTGTGGAGGCGACGGCAAGTTTGCCTCAAACTGTGTCCGTCTCCTTCGTGTGGGTCGGAAGCGCTTCGTCGTCGCAGCATGACCAGGTGCTCGATGACTTCGAGGTTGGACCGCTGGAGAAGGGCATCACTGAGTTCACCTTAGAATGTGATGCCCCGCAGATGGAACTGGTACCAGTGGAGGACGTGGTAGGCGTGACGATTTTGCTCATCTCGTTTCAGTACCGGGGCCAGGAGTTCCTGCGCGTGGGCTATTACACTCAAGTGGCATACTTTGACGCGCAGCTTAACCGGAACcccccaccgctgccgcagcgggaGTTGCTGGGTAGATTTGTTGCCATGCCGCAACCAGCTGTCACAGTCAACCCCATTGACTGGGGTCAATAG
- the PGKC gene encoding phosphoglycerate kinase C, glycosomal, which produces MSLVLKKSIDDATVRDKKVLIRVDFNVPVKNGKITNDFRIRSALPTIQKVLKEGGSCILMSHLGRPKGARMSDPSPEKGVRGYEEAATLRPVAARIAELLGQKVEFAPDCLDAAAYASKLKNGDVLLLENVRFYAEEGSKKEEERDAMAKVLASYADLYVSDAFGTAHRDSATMTGIPKVLGAGYAGYLMEKEINYFSRVLNNPPRPLVAIVGGAKVSDKIELLDNMLSRINYLVIGGAMAYTFQKAQGRKIGISMCEEDKLDLAKSLLKKAQERGVQVFLPVDHVCNKEFKAADSPLVTESVDVPDGYMALDIGPRTIHMYEEVIGRCKSAIWNGPMGVFEMPCYSKGTFAVAKAMGTGTQKNGLLSIIGGGDSASAAELSGEAKNMSHVSTGGGASLELLEGKTLPGVAILTDKDVKERGASCRFAFGVGSPSREACPLRCGHIFGGASIVREIVKLVVALLIGIFIGRRMSTKLIR; this is translated from the coding sequence ATGTCTCTCGTGCTGAAGAAGAGCATCGATGACGCCACCGTCAGGGACAAGAAGGTGCTCATCCGCGTGGACTTCAACGTCCCCGTGAAGAACGGTAAGATCACGAATGACTTCCGCATTCGCTCCGCCCTTCCGACGATCCAAAAGGTGCTGAAGGAGGGCGGCTCCTGCATCCTGATGAGCCACCTTGGTCGGCCGAAGGGTGCGAGAATGAGTGACCCAAGTCCGGAGAAGGGTGTGCGCGGGTACGAGGAggccgccacgctgcgccCGGTTGCTGCACGcatcgcggagctgctggggCAGAAGGTGGAGTTTGCACCGGACTGCCTGGACGCTGCGGCGTACGCGTCGAAGCTGAAGAACGGCGACGTGCTGTTGCTGGAGAACGTGCGTTTCtacgcggaggagggcagcaagaaggaggaggagcgcgacgCGATGGCGAAGGTACTGGCGTCGTACGCGGACCTGTATGTCAGTGACGCCTTTGGCACTGCGCACCGCGACAGCGCGACGATGACGGGCATCCCCAAGGTGCTGGGTGCGGGCTACGCCGGGTACCtgatggagaaggagatCAACTACTTCTCGCGAGTGCTGAACAacccgccgcggccgctggtTGCGATTGTCGGCGGTGCGAAGGTCAGCGACAAGATCGAGCTGCTTGACAACATGCTGAGCCGCATCAACTACCTTGTGATTGGTGGCGCGATGGCGTACACGTTCCAGAAGGCGCAGGGCCGCAAGATCGGCATCTCGATGTGCGAGGAGGATAAGCTGGACCTTGCCAAGTCGCTGCTGAAGAAGGCGCAAGAGCGCGGTGTGCAGGTGTTTCTGCCAGTTGACCACGTGTGCAACAAGGAATTTAAGGCCGCGGACTCGCCGCTGGTGACGGAGAGCGTGGACGTCCCGGACGGCTACATGGCGCTCGACATTGGCCCAAGGACGATCCACATGTACGAGGAAGTGATTGGCCGCTGCAAGAGCGCGATCTGGAACGGCCCGATGGGCGTGTTCGAGATGCCGTGCTACTCGAAGGGCACATTTGCCGTTGCGAAGGCGATGGGGACTGGAACGCAGAAGAACGGGCTGCTGAGCATcatcggcggtggtgacagcgcgagcgctgcggagctgaGCGGCGAGGCGAAGAACATGTCGCATGTgtccaccggcggcggcgcgtccctggagctgctggagggcAAGACGCTGCCTGGCGTCGCCATTCTGACGGACAAGGACGTGAAGGAGCGGGGAGCTTCGTGCAGGTTCGCTTTCGGGGTCGGGAGCCCGAGCAGGGAGGCTTGTCCGCTCCGTTGTGGGCATATCTTTGGCGGTGCCTCCATCGTAAGAGAGATAGTTAAGCTCGTCGTCGCGCTGCTGATCGGCATTTTTATTGGTCGCCGCATGAGCACCAAGCTGATCCGGTAA
- the PGKB gene encoding phosphoglycerate kinase B, cytosolic: MSLVLKKSIDDATVRDKKVLIRVDFNVPVKNGKITNDFRIRSALPTIQKVLKEGGSCILMSHLGRPKGARMSDPSPEKGVRGYEEAATLRPVAARIAELLGQKVEFAPDCLDAAAYASKLKNGDVLLLENVRFYAEEGSKKEEERDAMAKVLASYADLYVSDAFGTAHRDSATMTGIPKVLGAGYAGYLMEKEINYFSRVLNNPPRPLVAIVGGAKVSDKIELLDNMLSRINYLVIGGAMAYTFQKAQGRKIGISMCEEDKLDLAKSLLKKAQERGVQVFLPVDHVCNKEFKAADSPLVTESVDVPDGYMALDIGPRTIHMYEEVIGRCKSAIWNGPMGVFEMPCYSKGTFAVAKAMGTGTQKNGLLSIIGGGDSASAAELSGEAKNMSHVSTGGGASLELLEGKTLPGVAILTDRE; encoded by the coding sequence ATGTCTCTCGTGCTGAAGAAGAGCATCGATGACGCCACCGTCAGGGACAAGAAGGTGCTCATCCGCGTGGACTTCAACGTCCCCGTGAAGAACGGTAAGATCACGAATGACTTCCGCATTCGCTCCGCCCTTCCGACGATCCAAAAGGTGCTGAAGGAGGGCGGCTCCTGCATCCTGATGAGCCACCTTGGTCGGCCGAAGGGTGCGAGAATGAGTGACCCAAGTCCGGAGAAGGGTGTGCGCGGGTACGAGGAggccgccacgctgcgccCGGTTGCTGCACGcatcgcggagctgctggggCAGAAGGTGGAGTTTGCACCGGACTGCCTGGACGCTGCGGCGTACGCGTCGAAGCTGAAGAACGGCGACGTGCTGTTGCTGGAGAACGTGCGTTTCtacgcggaggagggcagcaagaaggaggaggagcgcgacgCGATGGCGAAGGTACTGGCGTCGTACGCGGACCTGTATGTCAGTGACGCCTTTGGCACTGCGCACCGCGACAGCGCGACGATGACGGGCATCCCCAAGGTGCTGGGTGCGGGCTACGCCGGGTACCtgatggagaaggagatCAACTACTTCTCGCGAGTGCTGAACAacccgccgcggccgctggtTGCGATTGTCGGCGGTGCGAAGGTCAGCGACAAGATCGAGCTGCTTGACAACATGCTGAGCCGCATCAACTACCTTGTGATTGGTGGCGCGATGGCGTACACGTTCCAGAAGGCGCAGGGCCGCAAGATCGGCATCTCGATGTGCGAGGAGGATAAGCTGGACCTTGCCAAGTCGCTGCTGAAGAAGGCGCAAGAGCGCGGTGTGCAGGTGTTTCTGCCAGTTGACCACGTGTGCAACAAGGAATTTAAGGCCGCGGACTCGCCGCTGGTGACGGAGAGCGTGGACGTCCCGGACGGCTACATGGCGCTCGACATTGGCCCAAGGACGATCCACATGTACGAGGAAGTGATTGGCCGCTGCAAGAGCGCGATCTGGAACGGCCCGATGGGCGTGTTCGAGATGCCGTGCTACTCGAAGGGCACATTTGCCGTTGCGAAGGCGATGGGGACTGGAACGCAGAAGAACGGGCTGCTGAGCATcatcggcggtggtgacagcgcgagcgctgcggagctgaGCGGCGAGGCGAAGAACATGTCGCATGTgtccaccggcggcggcgcgtccctggagctgctggagggcAAGACGCTGCCTGGCGTCGCCATTCTGACGGACAGAGAATGA